The following proteins are co-located in the Xiphophorus hellerii strain 12219 chromosome 2, Xiphophorus_hellerii-4.1, whole genome shotgun sequence genome:
- the bmal2 gene encoding LOW QUALITY PROTEIN: aryl hydrocarbon receptor nuclear translocator-like protein 2 (The sequence of the model RefSeq protein was modified relative to this genomic sequence to represent the inferred CDS: deleted 1 base in 1 codon) → MSAQNAAAGGGDRAGSEPADDVLVEGEQSNSLPSLMTPSITSGMSSSMDMPRKRKGSTDNQDSKLAMISDADMEDDQNRSDGEDQHVKIKCFREPHSQIEKRRRDKMNNLIDKLSAMIPTCNPMSRKLDKLTVLRMAVQHLKSLKGSASSFSEASSKPSFLPEEELKHLVLKAADGFLFVVGCDRGKIVFVSESVTKILNYSRAELIGQSLFDYIHPKDMGKVKEQLSASELHPRERLIDAKTGLQVQADLPIGASRLCSGARRSFFCRMKYNKIPVKIEEKETQANTSKKKESQKYCTVHCTGYMRSWPTSQMGAEGEGEGDKQDSSYFSCLVAVGRVHSHSAPQVNGEVRVKATEFVTRYAMDGKFTFVDQRATTILGYLPQELLGTSCYEYFHQDDLLHLADRHRKVLRSREKIETNCYKFKTKYGSFVTLQSQWFSFVNPWNKEVEYIVSTNTVISSRTARSGHKSEQSGNSKASEDCKKSLPVIPGISSTSGTMIYAGSIGTQIANELLDFNKLNSSPSSGNVSPFSLAQEKSPQTLNQITNSVPNGETSDMEIPGKSSSDGEPQGASFPGGDSLMGENSQLDLDSVVGPSLNSFSTDEAAMAVIMSLLETDTNLGEAVDFEEMHWSL, encoded by the exons ATGTCGGCACAGAACGCAGCGGCTGGCGGCGGTGACAGAGCGGGAAGCGAACCGGCAG ATGATGTGCTGGTTGAGGGAGAACAGAGCAATTCTCTGCCCAGCTTGATGACCCCATCCATAACATCTGGTATGTCCTCGAGTATGGACATGCCAAGGAAGCGCAAGGGAAGCACAGACAACCA GGATTCAAAATTGGCTATGATTAGCGATGCAGATATGGAAGATGACCAAAACAG GTCAGACGGAGAGGACCAACATGTCAAAATTAAATGCTTCAG GGAACCACACAGCCAAATTGAGAAGAGGAGACGAGACAAAATGAACAATCTTATTGACAAACTTTCAGCCATGATCCCCACATGTAACCCCATGTCCCGTAAACTGGACAAACTCACGGTGCTCAGAATGGCAGTGCAGCACCTCAAATCCCTCAAAG GTTCAGCGAGCTCCTTTTCTGAAGCGAGCTCCAAACCATCATTTCTTCCCGAGGAAGAGCTTAAACATCTTGTCCTCAAG GCTGCAGATGGGTTCCTGTTTGTAGTGGGCTGTGATCGCGGGAAAATAGTTTTTGTCTCAGAGTCCGTCACAAAGATATTAAATTATAGTCGG GCGGAGCTGATTGGACAGAGCCTGTTTGACTATATACACCCCAAGGACATGGGAAAAGTGAAGGAGCAACTGTCTGCTTCTGAATTGCACCCTCGTGAGCGGCTAATAGATGCTAAAA CTGGTCTGCAGGTTCAGGCTGACCTTCCCATCGGTGCGTCACGGTTGTGCTCAGGCGCCCGGCGCTCCTTCTTTTGTCGcatgaagtacaacaaaataCCTGTGAAAATTGAAGAAAAGGAAACCCAGGCAAACACCTCTAAAAAGAAAG agtcACAGAAATACTGCACAGTCCACTGCACCGGCTATATGCGCAGTTGGCCAACCAGTCAGATGGGAGCAGaaggggaaggagagggagacAAGCAGGACAGCTCCTACTTTAGCTGCCTGGTGGCGGTGGGACGCGTCCATTCACACTCAGCTCCGCAAGTTAACGGAGAAGTCCGAGTTAAAGCCACCGAGTTTGTTACACGCTACGCCATGGATGGAAAATTCACCTTTGTTGATCAAAG AGCAACAACC ATTCTGGGTTATCTTCCCCAAGAATTGCTGGGAACGTCGTGCTACGAGTACTTCCATCAAGATGACTTACTACATTTAGCCGATCGACATCGAAAAG TCTTGCGAAGTCGGGAGAAAATAGAGACAAACTGCtataaattcaaaacaaaatacgGCTCTTTTGTCACTCTGCAAAGTCAGTGGTTTAGTTTTGTCAATCCTTGGAACAAAGAAGTCGAATACATAGTGTCAACCAACACAGTAATATC CAGTCGAACAGCACGGTCTGGACACAAGTCTGAACAGTCGGGCAATTCCAAGGCTTCAGAAG ACTGCAAGAAGTCCCTTCCAGTTATACCAGGCATCTCCTCTACATCTGGAACTATGATATACGCCGGAAGTATTGGGACACAGATTGCTAATGAGCTGCTGGATTTCAACAA GCTGAATTCATCACCTTCTAGTGGGAACGTCAGTCCATTCAGTCTGGCACAGGAGAAATCTCCCCAAACACTCAATCAGATCACCAACAGT gtGCCAAACGGAGAAACTTCTGACATGGAGATCCCAGGAAAGTCGAGCTCAGACGGTGAACCTCAAGGGGCTTCGTTCCCAGGCGGAGACTCGCTGATGG GGGAGAATTCCCAGCTGGATTTGGACAGTGTTGTTGGACCCAGCCTGAACAGTTTCAGCACCGACGAAGCGGCCATGGCGGTGATCATGAGCCTGCTGGAGACCGACACAAACTTGGGAGAAGCCGTAGACTTCGAAGAGATGCACTGGTCTTTATAA